A portion of the Rhodococcus pseudokoreensis genome contains these proteins:
- a CDS encoding carotenoid biosynthesis protein — MTSRVPVVLAGAAIAAQILYPLVHGGVRDVVTVFVVVLLAAASITHAAVTRGGRWAAGLVIVTAGLGLVSEVAGTATGFPYGCYDYSVDRLGPALAGVPLVVPFAWTAGFYPVWCAASALARGPHRRAVRIALTTVGVVGWDLYLDPQMVADGQWRWCVTDAGLPGVEHIPLTNYAGWFVVATVMAVAIDRIDRRFGTGTRHRDGVPIGLFLWTWLGSALAHSVFLDAPELRYSAIYGWCAMGILGVPLLVSLLRPGVRRPGARDTHPHA, encoded by the coding sequence ATGACCTCCCGTGTTCCCGTCGTTCTCGCGGGGGCGGCGATCGCGGCGCAGATCCTCTACCCGCTGGTGCACGGCGGGGTCCGTGACGTCGTCACCGTGTTCGTGGTCGTCCTGCTCGCCGCCGCCTCGATCACCCACGCGGCCGTGACCCGGGGCGGACGCTGGGCGGCGGGACTCGTGATCGTGACGGCCGGGCTGGGTCTGGTCTCCGAGGTCGCCGGGACGGCCACCGGCTTCCCCTACGGCTGCTACGACTACAGCGTCGACCGCCTCGGTCCCGCACTCGCCGGGGTGCCCCTCGTGGTGCCGTTCGCCTGGACCGCCGGCTTCTACCCGGTGTGGTGTGCGGCGTCGGCGCTCGCCCGCGGCCCGCACAGGCGGGCGGTCCGGATCGCGCTGACGACCGTCGGCGTCGTCGGCTGGGACCTGTACCTGGACCCGCAGATGGTCGCGGACGGCCAGTGGCGCTGGTGCGTCACCGACGCCGGCCTGCCCGGTGTCGAGCACATTCCGCTGACGAACTACGCGGGGTGGTTCGTCGTCGCGACGGTGATGGCGGTCGCGATCGACCGGATCGACCGCCGCTTCGGCACGGGAACCCGGCACCGCGACGGCGTCCCGATCGGGTTGTTCCTGTGGACGTGGCTGGGTTCGGCGCTGGCCCACTCCGTCTTCCTGGACGCCCCCGAGTTGCGGTATTCGGCAATCTACGGGTGGTGCGCGATGGGAATCCTGGGAGTTCCCCTGCTCGTCTCGCTGCTGCGGCCGGGCGTCCGGCGGCCCGGGGCCCGCGACACGCACCCTCACGCCTGA
- a CDS encoding phytoene desaturase family protein → MIDAVVVGSGHNALVSACYLARSGWSVEVIERDTVLGGAVSTVERFPGYKVDRGSSAHIMVRHTGIVEELDLGAHGLRYLDCDPWAFAPAPAGTDRPGIVFRRSLEATCRSIEESCGAADADAYRRFVDVWGPRSARVMRAFSNPPTAPALLSSFWGLDTGGGGSDLSRQFLGSGDALLDEYFDDERLKAALAWFGAQSGPPMSEPGTAPMVGFAALMHTIPPGRAVGGSGALTAALASRLQSDGGTVTLGESVVSLSRDGGTWTTRTSSGREIRSRVVVAGCHVLTTLGLLERGGYDPQTLARWRRRIRVGPGIGMVVRLATDALPAYPSAPDDTVTDGLQLLVSDRAQLRLAHGAALAGELPPRPAVLGMSFSGLDPTIAPEGRHQVTLWSQWQPYRLTGGRRWSDLAAPEADRIVAEMDALAPGFGESVLDRHVQSPQDLEDEMGLLGGNVMHVEMSLDQMMMWRPLPELSGHRVPGADRLYLTGASTHPGGGVSGASGRSAARIALRDDRKGLARVWRRR, encoded by the coding sequence GTGATCGACGCGGTGGTCGTCGGATCGGGACACAACGCCCTGGTGTCGGCGTGTTACCTCGCGCGGTCCGGGTGGTCGGTCGAGGTGATCGAACGCGACACCGTGCTCGGCGGCGCCGTGTCCACGGTGGAACGCTTCCCCGGGTACAAGGTCGACCGCGGGTCGTCCGCGCACATCATGGTCCGGCACACGGGGATCGTCGAGGAACTCGACCTCGGCGCGCACGGCCTTCGGTACCTCGACTGCGATCCGTGGGCGTTCGCCCCCGCCCCCGCTGGAACGGACCGGCCGGGAATCGTGTTCCGCCGCAGCCTCGAGGCGACGTGCCGGTCCATCGAGGAGTCCTGCGGGGCCGCGGACGCCGACGCGTACCGCCGGTTCGTGGACGTGTGGGGTCCGCGCAGCGCCCGCGTCATGCGCGCGTTCTCGAATCCGCCGACCGCGCCCGCGCTGCTCTCGTCGTTCTGGGGGCTCGACACGGGCGGCGGCGGCAGCGACCTCTCCCGGCAGTTCCTCGGTTCCGGCGACGCACTGCTCGACGAGTATTTCGACGACGAACGGCTCAAGGCGGCGCTCGCGTGGTTCGGCGCCCAGTCCGGTCCGCCGATGTCGGAGCCGGGGACGGCGCCGATGGTCGGGTTCGCGGCCCTGATGCACACAATTCCGCCCGGCCGCGCCGTCGGCGGCAGCGGAGCCCTGACCGCGGCGCTCGCCTCGCGACTGCAGTCGGACGGCGGGACGGTCACACTCGGCGAGTCGGTGGTCTCGCTGAGCCGCGACGGCGGCACCTGGACGACTCGGACGTCGTCGGGCCGCGAGATCCGCTCCCGTGTGGTGGTCGCAGGCTGCCACGTGCTGACCACCCTCGGCCTGCTCGAACGCGGCGGGTACGACCCGCAGACCCTCGCCCGGTGGCGTCGCCGGATCCGCGTCGGCCCGGGGATCGGGATGGTGGTGCGGCTGGCGACCGACGCTCTCCCCGCCTATCCGAGCGCGCCCGACGACACCGTCACCGACGGGCTCCAGCTGCTGGTCTCGGATCGCGCCCAGCTGCGGCTCGCGCACGGCGCGGCGCTCGCCGGGGAGCTCCCGCCGCGGCCCGCGGTGCTGGGGATGAGCTTCAGCGGACTCGACCCCACCATCGCACCCGAGGGCAGGCACCAGGTGACCCTGTGGTCGCAATGGCAGCCGTACCGGCTGACCGGCGGCAGGCGGTGGAGCGACCTCGCCGCGCCGGAGGCCGACCGGATCGTGGCGGAGATGGACGCGCTGGCACCCGGGTTCGGCGAGTCCGTCCTCGACCGGCACGTGCAGTCGCCGCAGGACCTCGAAGACGAGATGGGGTTGCTCGGCGGCAACGTCATGCACGTGGAGATGTCGCTGGACCAGATGATGATGTGGCGTCCCCTCCCCGAGTTGTCGGGGCACCGGGTTCCGGGGGCCGACCGCCTGTACCTGACGGGGGCCTCGACCCATCCGGGTGGCGGGGTGTCCGGTGCGAGCGGCCGGAGCGCCGCCCGGATAGCGCTCCGCGACGACCGAAAGGGTCTGGCCCGCGTGTGGCGCCGGCGATGA
- a CDS encoding GNAT family N-acetyltransferase, translating into MRPVEPNADQTPLVVELSAAEFRDRLHEALSIYVAAMGYPHGTEYHRAPMWNEHLQRSGWRGVGALVPAGDGSTDDAAARLVAIAYGYRGAPEQWWHQQVRSGLRHTGWTRDQIDVILGNYFELTELHVHPDAQGHGLGETLLLRLLERRPERGVLLSTPEVADEDNRAWRLYRRLGFRDVLRHFRFAGDNRPFAVLGRGLPL; encoded by the coding sequence GTGAGACCGGTCGAACCGAACGCTGACCAGACTCCGCTCGTGGTCGAACTCTCGGCCGCCGAGTTCCGCGACCGCCTGCACGAGGCGCTGTCGATCTACGTCGCCGCCATGGGCTATCCCCACGGCACCGAATACCACCGGGCGCCGATGTGGAACGAGCACCTCCAGCGGTCGGGGTGGCGTGGCGTCGGCGCGCTCGTCCCGGCCGGGGACGGATCCACCGACGACGCGGCCGCCCGCCTCGTCGCCATCGCCTACGGCTACCGCGGAGCCCCCGAGCAGTGGTGGCACCAGCAGGTCCGTTCCGGCCTGCGCCACACGGGGTGGACCCGCGACCAGATCGACGTGATCCTCGGCAACTACTTCGAACTCACCGAACTCCACGTCCACCCGGACGCCCAGGGTCACGGGCTCGGCGAGACCCTGCTCCTGCGCCTCCTCGAACGCCGACCCGAACGCGGGGTGCTGCTCTCCACCCCGGAAGTGGCGGACGAGGACAACCGCGCGTGGCGGCTGTACCGCCGCCTCGGCTTCAGAGATGTCCTGCGCCACTTCCGATTCGCCGGCGACAACCGGCCGTTCGCGGTGCTGGGACGCGGGCTTCCCCTGTGA
- a CDS encoding SAV_6107 family HEPN domain-containing protein — MTNPVTGPTSGNSHRKGDVRNPASRRGSVLLDRADALLVQSVGAGGPADRFHSAYLAALRGAGAVLAAAEGPAGSKRTRTRNAWVLMAGAAPEFRNWADYFAGHSPTRAAIEAGMSRTLTDLEADEFFVEVGRFLQAVEDHIERGAGLDLRAS; from the coding sequence CTGACGAATCCGGTCACGGGACCGACCTCTGGGAACTCGCACCGGAAGGGTGACGTACGCAACCCGGCCTCGCGCCGCGGCTCGGTGCTGCTCGATCGCGCCGACGCGCTCCTCGTCCAATCGGTGGGGGCAGGCGGCCCGGCGGATCGATTCCACAGCGCGTATCTGGCCGCGTTGCGCGGCGCGGGCGCCGTGCTGGCCGCCGCGGAGGGGCCGGCGGGGAGCAAAAGGACACGAACACGTAACGCCTGGGTGCTCATGGCCGGGGCGGCGCCGGAATTCAGGAACTGGGCCGACTACTTCGCCGGTCACTCGCCCACCCGCGCCGCCATCGAGGCAGGAATGTCGAGAACCCTCACCGATCTCGAGGCCGACGAGTTCTTCGTCGAGGTCGGACGCTTTCTCCAGGCCGTCGAAGATCACATCGAACGTGGCGCAGGTCTCGATCTGCGGGCCTCGTAG
- a CDS encoding DUF3040 domain-containing protein — MPLSEHEQRMLDQIESALYAEDPKFASTVRGGRMRAASSRRRLQAVALFVLGLVLLIAGVALPIKPGGFPVISLIGFIVMFGAGVLLLWGGGKSKSGQSSRGGSTTQGETGRAERGKPRSGRKSGGFSSRMEDRFKKRFEQE; from the coding sequence GTGCCACTCTCCGAGCACGAGCAGCGCATGCTCGACCAGATCGAGAGCGCTCTCTACGCCGAGGATCCCAAGTTCGCCTCCACTGTGCGAGGCGGTCGCATGCGTGCGGCATCGAGTCGTCGTCGATTGCAGGCGGTGGCCCTGTTCGTTCTGGGCCTGGTCCTGCTCATCGCCGGCGTCGCCCTTCCGATCAAGCCGGGCGGTTTTCCCGTCATCAGCCTGATCGGCTTCATCGTCATGTTCGGTGCCGGAGTCCTCCTCCTGTGGGGTGGAGGAAAGAGCAAGTCCGGACAGTCCTCACGTGGTGGCTCGACCACGCAAGGCGAGACCGGCCGTGCCGAACGCGGTAAGCCCCGAAGCGGGCGCAAGAGTGGCGGATTCTCGTCGCGAATGGAAGACCGCTTCAAGAAGAGATTCGAGCAGGAGTAG
- the mraZ gene encoding division/cell wall cluster transcriptional repressor MraZ, producing MFLGTYTPKLDDKGRLTLPAKFRDALAGGLMVTKGQDHSLAVYPREEFTALARKAAAASRSDPEARAFVRGLAAGTDEQHADAQGRITLSADHRRYAGLSKDCVVIGSVDFLEIWDAQAWQTYVEANEENYSQATGVALGEIV from the coding sequence GTGTTTCTCGGTACCTACACGCCGAAGCTCGACGACAAGGGGCGGCTCACGTTGCCCGCAAAGTTCCGGGATGCGCTGGCGGGAGGGTTGATGGTCACCAAGGGTCAGGATCACAGCCTCGCGGTATATCCCCGGGAAGAATTCACCGCTCTCGCACGCAAGGCCGCGGCCGCGTCGCGAAGCGATCCGGAGGCGCGAGCCTTCGTTCGCGGACTGGCGGCAGGTACCGACGAGCAGCACGCAGATGCCCAGGGGCGCATCACCCTCTCGGCAGATCACCGTCGTTACGCGGGTCTCTCCAAGGACTGCGTAGTGATCGGTTCGGTCGACTTCCTCGAAATCTGGGATGCGCAAGCCTGGCAGACCTATGTCGAGGCGAACGAGGAGAACTACTCGCAGGCAACAGGAGTCGCGCTCGGCGAGATCGTCTGA
- the rsmH gene encoding 16S rRNA (cytosine(1402)-N(4))-methyltransferase RsmH, translating to MVDHEGEDSSPADGFGHIPVLLHRADELLGPALTANDPQGGGAVMIDATLGLGGHSEHFLRTYPQLRLVALDRDPHALEIAGGRLAPFADRITFVHTRYDGIEDALTQAGLSAQESVHGILFDLGVSSMQLDESDRGFAYSIDAPLDMRMDPTTGITAAEVLNTYSHGDLARILSTYGEERFAGKIASEVVRQRAKEPFTTSAALVELLYRTIPAATRRTGGHPAKRTFQALRVEVNGELDSLRAAVPAALDALTVGGRVVFMSYQSLEDRVVKQEITPRSKSKSPEGLPVELPGMGPEFRILTRGAERASEQEIEENPRSAPVRLRAAERIARRSAA from the coding sequence ATGGTGGATCACGAGGGGGAAGATTCCTCGCCCGCCGATGGTTTCGGTCACATCCCGGTACTGCTTCACCGCGCAGACGAACTGCTGGGCCCTGCCCTCACCGCGAACGACCCGCAGGGCGGGGGCGCCGTCATGATCGACGCGACCCTCGGCCTCGGCGGGCATTCCGAGCACTTCCTGCGGACCTACCCCCAGTTGAGGCTCGTCGCCCTCGACCGTGATCCGCACGCACTGGAGATCGCGGGTGGCCGGCTCGCCCCGTTCGCGGACCGAATCACGTTCGTGCACACCCGCTATGACGGCATCGAGGATGCGCTCACCCAGGCGGGTCTGTCCGCGCAGGAGTCGGTGCACGGCATCCTCTTCGATCTGGGTGTCTCCTCGATGCAGCTCGACGAATCGGATCGAGGGTTCGCGTACTCGATCGACGCGCCCCTGGACATGCGGATGGACCCGACCACCGGCATCACGGCGGCCGAGGTCCTCAACACGTACAGCCACGGAGATCTCGCTCGCATCCTCAGCACGTACGGCGAGGAGCGCTTCGCGGGCAAGATCGCGTCGGAGGTGGTCCGGCAACGCGCGAAGGAGCCGTTCACGACCAGCGCAGCTCTGGTCGAACTGCTGTACCGCACCATTCCTGCGGCGACCCGCCGTACCGGGGGACATCCCGCGAAGCGGACGTTCCAGGCTCTTCGGGTGGAGGTCAACGGCGAGCTCGATTCACTGCGCGCCGCGGTACCGGCTGCACTCGACGCGTTGACCGTCGGGGGACGCGTCGTGTTCATGTCGTACCAATCCCTGGAAGACCGGGTCGTCAAGCAGGAAATCACTCCCAGGTCCAAGTCGAAGAGCCCGGAGGGGCTTCCCGTCGAATTGCCCGGGATGGGACCGGAATTCCGGATCCTCACACGAGGGGCGGAGCGCGCGTCCGAACAGGAAATCGAAGAGAACCCACGATCAGCCCCGGTGCGTTTGCGCGCTGCAGAAAGAATTGCCAGGAGGTCGGCGGCATGA
- a CDS encoding peptidoglycan D,D-transpeptidase FtsI family protein: MSRSAPRNRPRRPTGAGTASFPFRQRIGRGLMFLALGLAAVQLLWIQVIDAPQLSAEAANQRTTTEVDPALRGSITDRNSNPVAFTMEAKALTFQPARVRKELEEAKAKSDTAPDVDSRLDAIAKEIHDRLGDVAPEKDLKEKLHGDETFVYLARSVDPNIAAQISDKFPEVGLERQDIREYPGGSLAANLVGATGWDGHGLLGLEDSLDSTLAGTDGSQTYDRGSDGAVIPGSWRDKQPAVDGSSVELTIDSDLQYYVQQQVQMAKDKSGAKDASAVVLDSHTGEVLAMSNDSTFNPAIGVGNNPRTVEMGNLPVSTPFEPGSVNKIVTAAAAIEYGLTSPDEVLEVPGSIQMSGVSVKDAWDHGVAPYTATGVFGKSSNVGTLMLAQRVGEDRYADMLSRFGLGQRTDVGLPGESAGNVPSRDQWSGGTFANLPIGQGLSMTLLQMTGMYQAIANDGVRIPPRIVKATVDASGNRTETEAPEEVTVVSPQTAATVRDMFRSVTQNDTGNQRGTGVQAAVDGYQISGKTGTAQQVDPACKCYSNSNYWITFAGIAPADNPRYVVGIMLNAPTRSADGSGGQSAAPLFHNIASWMLQRDSVPMSPDPGRRLVLQAD; the protein is encoded by the coding sequence GTGAGTCGAAGCGCACCGAGAAATCGTCCCCGGCGCCCCACGGGCGCCGGGACCGCGTCTTTTCCGTTCAGGCAACGGATCGGGCGCGGATTGATGTTCTTGGCGCTCGGCCTCGCCGCCGTGCAGCTTCTGTGGATCCAGGTCATCGACGCACCGCAACTGTCTGCGGAGGCGGCGAACCAGCGCACGACCACTGAGGTGGATCCGGCGCTGCGCGGCTCGATCACCGACCGCAACTCCAATCCCGTCGCCTTCACGATGGAAGCGAAGGCGCTGACTTTTCAGCCTGCGCGGGTGCGGAAGGAACTCGAGGAGGCGAAGGCCAAGAGTGACACCGCCCCCGACGTCGATTCCCGGCTCGACGCGATAGCGAAGGAGATCCACGACCGGCTCGGCGACGTCGCACCGGAGAAGGATCTGAAGGAGAAACTGCACGGCGACGAGACGTTCGTGTATCTGGCCCGCAGCGTCGACCCGAACATCGCCGCGCAGATCAGCGACAAGTTCCCTGAGGTCGGTCTCGAACGCCAGGACATCCGCGAGTACCCGGGCGGGTCGCTTGCCGCCAACCTCGTCGGCGCCACCGGCTGGGACGGTCACGGACTGCTCGGCCTCGAGGATTCGCTCGATTCCACGCTCGCCGGGACCGACGGCTCCCAGACGTACGACCGAGGCTCCGACGGCGCGGTGATTCCCGGCAGCTGGCGCGACAAGCAACCGGCGGTGGACGGATCGAGCGTCGAACTCACCATCGACTCCGACCTGCAGTACTACGTCCAGCAGCAGGTGCAGATGGCCAAGGACAAGTCCGGTGCGAAGGATGCGTCGGCGGTCGTGCTCGACTCCCACACCGGTGAGGTGCTGGCGATGTCGAACGACAGCACGTTCAATCCGGCGATCGGGGTCGGCAACAACCCACGGACGGTGGAGATGGGCAACCTGCCGGTGAGTACGCCGTTCGAGCCGGGATCCGTCAACAAGATCGTCACCGCTGCGGCCGCGATCGAGTACGGGCTGACCTCACCCGACGAGGTTCTCGAGGTTCCCGGCAGCATTCAGATGTCGGGGGTGTCGGTGAAGGACGCGTGGGATCACGGGGTCGCCCCGTACACGGCCACCGGGGTGTTCGGTAAGTCCTCGAACGTCGGCACCCTGATGCTCGCCCAGCGCGTGGGCGAGGACCGTTACGCGGACATGCTGTCCAGGTTCGGTCTGGGCCAGCGTACCGACGTCGGACTTCCCGGTGAGAGCGCCGGCAACGTGCCCAGCCGGGACCAGTGGTCGGGGGGCACGTTCGCGAACCTGCCGATCGGACAGGGCCTGTCGATGACCCTGCTGCAGATGACCGGCATGTACCAGGCGATCGCCAACGACGGTGTGCGCATCCCGCCGCGCATCGTCAAGGCGACGGTCGACGCGTCCGGCAACCGGACGGAGACCGAGGCGCCCGAGGAGGTGACGGTCGTCAGCCCGCAGACCGCGGCCACCGTCCGCGACATGTTCCGGTCCGTCACCCAGAACGACACGGGCAACCAGCGCGGTACCGGGGTGCAGGCCGCCGTCGACGGGTATCAGATCAGCGGCAAGACGGGGACCGCCCAGCAGGTCGACCCCGCCTGCAAGTGCTACTCGAACTCGAACTACTGGATCACGTTCGCCGGGATCGCTCCGGCCGACAATCCGCGGTACGTCGTCGGAATCATGCTCAACGCGCCGACACGCAGTGCGGACGGCTCCGGTGGGCAGTCCGCTGCCCCGCTGTTCCACAACATCGCGTCGTGGATGTTGCAGCGCGACAGCGTGCCGATGTCCCCGGACCCCGGACGCAGGCTGGTGCTGCAGGCCGATTGA
- a CDS encoding UDP-N-acetylmuramoyl-L-alanyl-D-glutamate--2,6-diaminopimelate ligase: MPVPSRPQSASVEVKVTDGLRPAQPVRTTVSALAALAGARVEAPTGTAEHVIVTGVDLRAQGIVEGDLFAALPGARAHGAEFAADALERGASAILTDEAGFALVSALGTDAPVLVHEDPRGVLGELSATIYGRPSEKMQVIGITGTSGKTTTSYLVEGALNAAGRTTGLVGTIETRMSGRRVPSALTTPEAPQLHALFAVMLEQGIDTVVMEVSSHALSLGRVDGVRFDVGAFTNLSQDHLDFHRDFEDYFAAKARLFAADSSVHAQHAVVCVDDVWGRRMAEVARGAHSIVTTVATTPEIDDAVWTAGPATVSPSGSQTFALTTAEGTTLDVDLRLPGQYNVANASLAVALCAALGVDPRDAVAGIAGVDVPGRVQRIDRGQDFLAVVDYAHKPAAVEAVIATLREQVRGRVAVVVGAGGDRDAGKRPLMGAAAARGADLLIITDDNPRTEDPAKIRAAIREGALGVPESERGQVWEVADRAKAIADAVGWAQAGDVVLVAGKGHEIGQEIHGVKYPFDDRDVLGDAIERQVGGTR; encoded by the coding sequence GTGCCTGTTCCGTCCCGCCCGCAGTCGGCGTCAGTGGAGGTGAAGGTCACAGACGGTCTTCGCCCCGCCCAGCCGGTCCGTACCACGGTGAGCGCTCTGGCAGCGCTCGCCGGAGCGAGGGTCGAGGCACCCACCGGAACCGCCGAGCACGTGATCGTCACCGGTGTGGATCTCCGCGCCCAGGGGATCGTGGAGGGCGATCTGTTCGCAGCCCTTCCCGGGGCCCGCGCGCACGGCGCGGAGTTCGCGGCCGACGCTCTCGAACGCGGAGCGAGCGCGATCCTCACCGACGAGGCCGGATTCGCACTCGTGTCCGCGTTGGGCACCGACGCCCCGGTGCTCGTCCACGAAGACCCGCGCGGCGTGCTCGGTGAGCTGTCGGCCACCATCTACGGTCGGCCCTCGGAGAAGATGCAGGTCATCGGCATCACGGGGACGTCGGGAAAAACCACCACCTCGTATCTCGTCGAAGGAGCCCTCAACGCGGCCGGCCGGACGACGGGTCTCGTGGGCACCATCGAGACCCGGATGAGCGGCCGTCGCGTGCCGAGCGCCCTGACGACCCCCGAGGCGCCGCAGCTCCACGCCCTGTTCGCCGTGATGCTCGAGCAGGGGATCGACACCGTCGTCATGGAGGTGTCCAGCCACGCGCTGTCCCTCGGCCGCGTCGACGGAGTCCGCTTCGACGTGGGCGCGTTCACGAATCTCTCCCAGGACCACCTGGACTTCCACCGCGACTTCGAGGACTACTTCGCTGCCAAGGCGCGGCTGTTCGCGGCCGACTCGTCCGTGCACGCGCAGCACGCCGTCGTCTGCGTCGACGACGTGTGGGGCCGGCGGATGGCCGAGGTGGCGCGCGGCGCCCACTCGATCGTGACGACGGTCGCGACCACGCCGGAGATCGACGACGCGGTGTGGACGGCGGGACCGGCGACGGTATCGCCCTCGGGCTCGCAGACGTTCGCGCTCACCACCGCCGAGGGCACGACCCTCGACGTGGACCTCCGGCTGCCGGGGCAGTACAACGTCGCGAATGCGTCGCTCGCCGTCGCACTGTGCGCCGCGCTGGGCGTCGATCCGCGCGACGCCGTCGCGGGTATCGCCGGGGTCGACGTGCCGGGCCGGGTGCAGCGGATCGACCGGGGGCAGGACTTCCTCGCCGTCGTCGACTACGCGCACAAGCCGGCAGCGGTCGAGGCCGTGATCGCGACGCTGCGCGAGCAGGTACGCGGCCGCGTCGCCGTCGTCGTGGGTGCCGGCGGCGATCGCGACGCGGGCAAGCGGCCCCTGATGGGCGCCGCGGCCGCGCGGGGAGCGGACCTGCTCATCATCACGGACGACAACCCGCGTACCGAGGATCCGGCGAAAATCAGGGCCGCGATCCGCGAGGGCGCCCTCGGGGTGCCCGAATCCGAGCGGGGACAGGTGTGGGAAGTAGCGGACCGAGCGAAGGCGATCGCCGACGCCGTCGGCTGGGCGCAGGCAGGCGACGTGGTTCTGGTCGCAGGCAAGGGACACGAGATCGGTCAGGAGATACACGGGGTGAAGTACCCATTTGACGACCGCGACGTTCTGGGCGACGCGATCGAGCGACAGG